A window of Rhizobium acidisoli contains these coding sequences:
- the gndA gene encoding NADP-dependent phosphogluconate dehydrogenase, whose translation MTHRRFVVEKAEIGLIGLAVMGSNLALNIAEKGNKIAVFNRTPEKTDEFYESAGDLKKQIIPCKTVEEFVDAIRPPRPIIIMIKAGDAVDQQMEALRPHLSKGDIMIDAGNANFRDTIARFDRLKDTDLTFIGMGVSGGEEGARHGPSIMVGGTEDSWKRVEKVLTSIAARYNDEPCVAWLGNDGAGHFVKTIHNGIEYADMQMIAEIYGILRDGLGKSASDISGIFGEWNKGRLNSYLIEISEKVLAATDPVSGGPMVDMILDKAGQKGTGKWSAIEAQNMGIPATAIEAAVAARSLSSMKSQREAAEKIFGTQAVSFPIAYGPELNKDLELALFAAKIGAYAQGFAVMAEASREFNWSLPMPTIARIWRAGCIIRSQFLDEITSAFTKAPDAANLIVTPAFSDMVKESIPALRRVVAAAISAGLPVPALTSALTYFDAYRQGRGTANLIQAQRDFFGAHGFDRLDGKDFHHGPWGSGAASF comes from the coding sequence ATGACACATCGGAGGTTTGTCGTGGAAAAGGCAGAAATCGGACTGATCGGTCTTGCGGTCATGGGCTCCAATCTGGCGCTCAACATCGCGGAAAAAGGCAATAAAATTGCGGTCTTCAACCGTACGCCTGAGAAAACCGACGAATTCTACGAAAGCGCCGGCGATCTGAAAAAGCAGATTATTCCCTGCAAGACGGTCGAAGAGTTCGTCGATGCGATCCGGCCGCCGCGCCCGATCATCATCATGATCAAGGCGGGTGATGCCGTCGATCAGCAGATGGAGGCGTTGCGCCCGCATCTGTCCAAGGGCGACATCATGATCGATGCCGGCAACGCCAATTTCCGCGACACCATCGCGCGCTTCGACCGCCTCAAGGATACCGATCTCACCTTCATCGGCATGGGTGTTTCCGGAGGCGAAGAAGGTGCGCGCCATGGCCCGTCGATCATGGTCGGTGGCACGGAAGACTCCTGGAAGCGCGTCGAGAAGGTGCTGACCTCGATTGCCGCCCGCTACAACGACGAGCCCTGCGTCGCTTGGCTCGGCAATGACGGCGCCGGCCATTTCGTCAAGACCATCCATAACGGCATCGAATATGCCGATATGCAGATGATTGCCGAAATCTATGGCATCCTGCGCGACGGCCTCGGCAAGAGCGCCTCCGACATCTCCGGCATCTTCGGCGAATGGAACAAGGGCCGGTTGAACTCCTATCTGATCGAGATTTCCGAGAAGGTGCTTGCGGCGACCGATCCGGTTTCCGGCGGCCCGATGGTCGACATGATCCTCGACAAGGCCGGCCAGAAGGGCACCGGCAAGTGGTCGGCGATCGAGGCGCAGAACATGGGCATTCCGGCAACGGCGATCGAAGCCGCGGTCGCCGCCCGCAGCCTCTCCTCGATGAAGTCGCAGCGCGAAGCTGCCGAAAAGATCTTCGGCACGCAGGCCGTATCCTTCCCGATCGCTTACGGTCCCGAACTCAACAAGGATCTCGAACTGGCGCTGTTTGCCGCCAAGATCGGCGCCTATGCACAGGGCTTCGCGGTGATGGCGGAAGCCTCGCGCGAGTTCAACTGGTCGCTGCCGATGCCGACGATTGCCAGGATCTGGCGCGCCGGCTGCATCATCCGCTCGCAGTTCCTCGACGAGATCACCTCGGCCTTTACCAAGGCGCCGGACGCTGCGAACCTGATCGTCACGCCGGCCTTCTCCGACATGGTCAAGGAATCGATCCCGGCACTGCGCCGTGTCGTCGCCGCGGCGATTTCCGCCGGCCTGCCGGTGCCGGCGCTGACTTCAGCGCTCACCTATTTCGACGCCTACCGCCAGGGCAGGGGAACGGCCAACCTCATCCAGGCGCAGCGCGACTTCTTCGGCGCTCACGGCTTCGACCGCCTGGATGGCAAAGATTTCCACCACGGCCCCTGGGGCAGCGGTGCGGCGAGCTTCTGA
- a CDS encoding helix-turn-helix domain-containing protein encodes MAPERRKDTALLAARAGRYREYAPPLRLRHHFSRFWSHALNDGPPAQVAIVPDGYCDLLWIDGRLAVAGPDRTAAFPTLRPGTTVIGARFAPGAAAPWLKTPLSALLGRSVPLADIGWKHTAEFEARLGDCPDPADAMALFGRLLEEAARDADEPAEDAAVIFAAADSGRPASRLLGRLDMSERQLRRRCHHHFGYGAKTLERIRRFQRFLDLCRRSGTMPLAQLALEAGFADQAHMTREVGEFSGLTPTAILGQLSMPKRPG; translated from the coding sequence TTGGCACCGGAAAGACGAAAAGATACCGCGTTGCTCGCTGCCCGTGCCGGCCGCTACCGGGAATATGCGCCGCCGCTGAGGCTGCGACACCATTTCAGCCGGTTCTGGTCGCATGCGCTCAATGACGGACCGCCGGCACAGGTGGCGATCGTGCCGGACGGCTATTGCGACCTCCTCTGGATCGACGGCCGGCTGGCAGTCGCCGGGCCCGACAGGACGGCGGCCTTTCCCACTCTCCGGCCGGGCACGACGGTCATCGGCGCACGTTTTGCGCCGGGCGCCGCTGCACCCTGGCTGAAGACGCCACTCTCGGCGCTGCTCGGCCGCTCGGTGCCGCTTGCCGACATCGGCTGGAAGCACACGGCCGAATTCGAGGCACGGCTTGGCGATTGCCCCGATCCAGCGGATGCCATGGCGCTATTCGGCCGCCTGCTCGAAGAGGCCGCGCGCGATGCGGACGAACCCGCTGAGGATGCCGCCGTGATCTTCGCCGCCGCCGACAGCGGCCGCCCGGCGTCCAGGCTGCTCGGCCGGCTCGACATGAGCGAAAGGCAGCTGCGCCGCCGCTGCCACCACCATTTCGGCTATGGCGCCAAGACGCTGGAACGGATCCGTCGGTTCCAGCGTTTCCTCGACCTCTGCCGCAGGTCGGGCACGATGCCGCTTGCCCAGCTTGCGCTCGAAGCGGGCTTTGCCGACCAGGCTCACATGACGCGCGAGGTCGGCGAGTTCTCGGGCCTGACTCCTACCGCCATTCTTGGCCAACTCAGCATGCCGAAAAGACCAGGCTGA
- a CDS encoding polyketide cyclase — protein sequence MSTMPAKIIHQSIERDWRDVYDFAGKPENMPLWASGLASGLEPNGADWIAHGALGTVKVSFVPTNEFGVIDHTVTIESDLRVYNALRIVPNGDGCEVMFTLLRLPGMTDAQFSADAAHVEKDLAMLKALMER from the coding sequence ATGTCGACGATGCCCGCGAAAATCATCCACCAATCGATCGAGCGCGACTGGCGCGACGTCTATGATTTCGCCGGCAAGCCGGAGAACATGCCGCTCTGGGCCTCCGGCCTTGCGAGCGGCCTCGAGCCGAACGGCGCCGACTGGATTGCCCATGGCGCGCTTGGCACCGTTAAAGTGAGCTTCGTGCCGACCAATGAATTCGGCGTGATCGACCATACGGTGACAATCGAATCCGACCTCCGGGTCTATAATGCGCTGCGCATCGTGCCGAACGGCGATGGTTGCGAGGTCATGTTCACGCTGCTGCGGCTGCCCGGCATGACCGATGCGCAGTTTTCAGCCGATGCCGCCCATGTCGAGAAGGATCTCGCCATGCTGAAAGCCCTGATGGAGAGATAG
- a CDS encoding VOC family protein: MSEKSENHDRRIDYVEFNVADIAAAKAFYGSAFGWRFTDYGPNYCEFDDGRLKGGFTDFGPVRPGGPLVVVYARDLEEVLTSVERAGGTIVRPITDFPGGRRFHFLDRDGYELAVWATA, from the coding sequence ATGTCCGAGAAGTCAGAAAACCACGATCGCCGCATCGATTATGTCGAATTCAACGTCGCCGACATCGCCGCCGCGAAAGCCTTTTACGGCTCGGCCTTCGGCTGGCGTTTCACCGATTACGGCCCGAACTACTGCGAATTCGACGATGGCCGGCTGAAGGGCGGCTTCACCGATTTCGGCCCCGTGCGGCCGGGCGGCCCGCTGGTCGTCGTCTACGCCAGGGATCTCGAAGAGGTGCTGACGTCGGTCGAGAGAGCCGGCGGCACCATCGTCCGGCCGATCACCGATTTTCCCGGAGGCCGCCGCTTCCATTTCCTCGACCGCGACGGATATGAACTCGCCGTCTGGGCGACTGCCTGA
- a CDS encoding PAS domain-containing protein — protein MLELFRAFSMRCTQIEEAIRLGDDQRVTALDGHVEPLVEAILAHQAVNLLEVYMQLQFVTHLIGQDADDSASVTEHTTVLSFLLDRYFGTHGPDWRVPSPQDVRIEPPPAYVPDTDNGQFLNSAILESLPDRVAVLTRDYRFLYSNPANCAHLNKKPMELIGRHLSEFIGEELFAACAKYKLDDCFAGEQIDYAYECPNASGGSGQVRCRMSPLRDVGGTVIGALLVMEDIEPQQPTG, from the coding sequence TTGCTGGAGCTTTTTCGAGCTTTTTCCATGCGTTGCACGCAGATAGAGGAAGCCATACGCCTGGGTGACGATCAGCGCGTCACGGCGCTCGACGGCCATGTCGAACCGCTGGTCGAGGCAATCCTCGCCCATCAGGCGGTCAATCTGCTCGAAGTCTACATGCAGCTGCAGTTTGTGACTCATCTCATCGGCCAGGACGCCGACGACAGCGCCAGCGTCACCGAGCACACGACGGTGCTATCCTTCCTGCTTGACCGCTATTTCGGCACGCATGGCCCGGACTGGCGCGTGCCGTCGCCTCAGGATGTGCGCATCGAGCCGCCGCCGGCCTATGTGCCTGATACCGACAACGGCCAATTCCTCAATTCGGCGATCCTCGAAAGCCTGCCGGACCGCGTCGCGGTACTGACCAGGGACTATCGCTTCCTCTATTCCAATCCAGCCAACTGCGCCCATCTCAACAAGAAGCCGATGGAGCTCATCGGCCGCCATCTTTCCGAATTCATCGGAGAGGAGCTGTTTGCCGCCTGCGCCAAATACAAGCTCGACGACTGCTTTGCCGGTGAGCAGATCGACTACGCCTATGAATGTCCGAACGCCAGCGGCGGATCGGGGCAAGTGCGCTGTCGCATGTCGCCGTTGCGCGATGTCGGCGGTACGGTGATTGGCGCGCTGCTCGTCATGGAGGATATCGAGCCGCAGCAGCCAACTGGCTGA
- a CDS encoding lipid A biosynthesis lauroyl acyltransferase: MKLLITRIVLALRHFQQWLVAQVMFGFLNVLKLFPADGAIRFADRMTRRLGRRTRRHKLMLVNLRNAFPEKSEAEIEEIALASWGNMGRLAAEYVFLDQLFDYDPANAEPGRVEVSGIPIFLDLRDNPRPFIVFTGHTANFELLPVAGAAFGLHVTVLFRPPNNPYVAKKVFDFRSARMGKLVPSHAGSSFALARQLEAGQGVGVLVDQKFGKGLKGTFFGRDVKTNPLLPKLVRQFDCEVYPARCIRLPGNRYRLEIEPRLEMPRDAKGNLDLPAAAQLLNDKVESWVREYPEQWLWYHDRWQIKQTLSS; encoded by the coding sequence GTGAAGCTCCTCATCACCCGGATCGTTCTGGCGCTCAGGCACTTCCAGCAATGGCTGGTAGCGCAGGTGATGTTCGGCTTTCTGAACGTGCTGAAGCTGTTTCCGGCTGATGGCGCGATTCGCTTCGCCGACAGGATGACGCGCCGCCTCGGCCGGCGGACGCGCCGCCACAAGCTGATGCTCGTCAATCTGCGCAATGCCTTCCCTGAGAAGAGCGAGGCCGAGATCGAAGAGATTGCGCTCGCAAGCTGGGGCAATATGGGCCGGCTTGCGGCCGAGTATGTCTTCCTCGACCAACTGTTCGACTATGATCCCGCAAATGCCGAGCCGGGCAGGGTGGAGGTGTCGGGCATCCCGATCTTTCTAGATCTGCGCGACAATCCGCGCCCCTTCATCGTCTTTACCGGCCATACCGCCAATTTCGAGCTGCTGCCGGTGGCGGGTGCCGCCTTCGGGCTTCATGTGACCGTGCTCTTTCGGCCGCCGAACAATCCCTATGTCGCCAAGAAGGTCTTCGATTTCAGGAGCGCGCGGATGGGCAAGCTGGTGCCGTCGCATGCCGGCTCCTCCTTCGCGCTCGCCCGTCAGCTGGAGGCCGGCCAGGGCGTGGGCGTGCTCGTCGACCAGAAATTTGGCAAGGGGCTGAAGGGCACCTTCTTCGGGCGCGACGTCAAGACCAATCCGCTGCTGCCGAAGCTGGTGCGCCAGTTCGACTGCGAGGTCTATCCGGCGCGTTGCATCCGGCTGCCCGGCAACCGCTATCGGCTGGAAATCGAGCCGCGGCTGGAAATGCCCCGCGACGCCAAAGGCAATCTCGACCTGCCGGCAGCCGCGCAGCTGCTCAACGACAAGGTGGAAAGCTGGGTGCGGGAATACCCGGAACAGTGGCTCTGGTATCACGACCGCTGGCAGATCAAGCAGACGCTCAGTTCCTAA
- a CDS encoding zinc-binding dehydrogenase — protein sequence MRALQLIDDRKLEITDLPEPDAPAAGEVTLRVKAVALNHIDVWGWRGMAFARRKMPLVIGAEASGVVEAIGPGVANVLPGQLVSIYGARTCGLCRPCREGRDNLCEHVSGVHGFHLDGFAQEKVNLPARLLVPAPPGVDAIGAALAPVTFGTVEHMLFDNAKLEPGETILVHAGGSGIGTAAIQLAKKIGCNVITTVGSDDKIEKAKALGADHVINYRTDRFEGVVRKLTKKKGVDVVFEHVGKDTWAGSMLCMKRGGRLVTCGSTSGVSTEMNLMMLFQQQLKLFGSFGCRMENMADAMQKMGRGLVHPVIDTEVSFSDIDRALERMESRQIFGKIILKMD from the coding sequence ATGCGTGCTTTGCAACTGATCGATGACCGCAAGCTTGAGATCACCGACCTGCCGGAACCGGATGCGCCTGCCGCCGGCGAAGTGACGCTGCGCGTCAAGGCGGTGGCGCTCAACCATATCGACGTCTGGGGCTGGCGCGGCATGGCATTCGCCAGGCGCAAGATGCCGCTGGTCATCGGCGCGGAGGCTTCCGGCGTCGTCGAAGCGATCGGGCCGGGTGTCGCCAACGTGCTGCCGGGCCAGCTCGTTTCCATCTACGGCGCGCGCACCTGCGGCCTCTGCCGCCCCTGCCGCGAAGGCCGCGACAATCTCTGCGAACATGTCTCCGGCGTGCACGGCTTCCATCTCGACGGTTTCGCGCAGGAGAAGGTCAACCTGCCGGCGCGGCTGCTGGTGCCGGCTCCTCCCGGCGTCGATGCCATCGGCGCGGCACTCGCTCCCGTCACCTTCGGCACGGTTGAACACATGCTGTTCGACAATGCCAAGCTCGAACCCGGCGAGACGATCCTCGTCCATGCCGGCGGCTCAGGCATCGGCACGGCAGCGATCCAGCTTGCCAAGAAGATCGGCTGCAACGTCATCACCACCGTCGGCTCGGACGACAAGATCGAAAAGGCCAAGGCGCTCGGCGCCGATCACGTTATCAATTACCGCACCGACCGGTTCGAGGGCGTGGTGCGCAAGCTCACCAAGAAGAAGGGCGTCGACGTCGTCTTCGAACATGTCGGCAAGGATACCTGGGCGGGCTCGATGCTCTGCATGAAGCGTGGCGGGCGGCTCGTCACCTGCGGTTCGACCTCGGGTGTTTCCACGGAAATGAACCTGATGATGCTGTTCCAGCAGCAGCTGAAGCTTTTCGGCTCCTTCGGCTGCCGCATGGAGAACATGGCGGATGCGATGCAGAAGATGGGCCGCGGGCTCGTCCATCCTGTCATCGATACAGAGGTCAGCTTCAGCGATATCGACCGGGCGCTGGAGCGGATGGAGTCGCGCCAGATCTTCGGCAAGATCATTCTGAAAATGGATTGA
- a CDS encoding beta-ketoacyl-ACP synthase produces the protein MTASAYRDHLGRPIVAVTGMGIITSLGQGLSDNWAALSSGTSGIHEINRFPTEGLSTRIAGTVDFIGIPAPNAVERSYAFARETTIEALADAGFSGDFNGPLFLAAPPIEPEWSARFELADRSPASEHPGDAYERFLTALRQRPDPAFHEAALFGAISERLADRFGTRGLPVTLSTACASGVTAIQLGIEAIRQGRTDRALTVATDGSLSAEALIRFSLLSALSTQNDPPTKASKPFSKDRDGFVIAEGAATLVLESLEAAVARGAKVLGIMKGAGDKADSFHRTRSSPDGGPAIATIRAALADAGIDESGIGYINAHGTSTPENDKMEYGAMSAVFGERLVGIPVSSNKSMIGHTLTAAGAVEAVFSLQTMLTGTLPPTINYTNPDPSIVLDVVPNKKREAQVSAVLSNSFGFGGQNASLVMALEPA, from the coding sequence ATGACAGCTTCCGCTTACAGGGATCACCTCGGCCGTCCGATCGTGGCCGTGACCGGCATGGGTATCATTACTTCGCTCGGTCAGGGCCTCAGCGACAACTGGGCAGCGCTTTCGTCAGGCACCTCGGGCATTCACGAGATCAACCGTTTTCCAACCGAGGGATTGTCGACGCGGATCGCCGGCACCGTCGATTTTATCGGTATCCCGGCCCCGAACGCCGTCGAGCGTTCCTATGCCTTCGCCCGGGAAACGACGATCGAGGCGCTTGCCGATGCCGGCTTTTCCGGCGATTTCAATGGCCCGCTGTTCCTCGCGGCCCCGCCGATCGAGCCGGAATGGAGCGCCCGTTTCGAGCTTGCCGACCGTTCGCCGGCCTCCGAGCATCCTGGTGATGCTTATGAACGTTTCCTGACGGCGCTGCGCCAGCGGCCGGATCCGGCCTTCCATGAGGCGGCCCTGTTCGGGGCGATTTCCGAGCGCCTTGCCGACCGGTTCGGCACCCGCGGCCTTCCCGTCACGTTGTCGACAGCCTGCGCTTCTGGCGTCACGGCGATCCAGCTCGGCATCGAGGCGATCCGCCAGGGCCGCACCGATCGCGCCCTGACGGTTGCAACCGACGGCTCTCTCAGCGCCGAAGCGCTGATCCGCTTCTCGCTGCTGTCGGCCCTTTCGACGCAGAACGATCCGCCGACCAAGGCTTCCAAGCCGTTCAGCAAGGATCGCGACGGCTTCGTCATCGCCGAAGGTGCGGCGACGCTGGTGCTGGAATCGCTAGAAGCGGCGGTCGCCCGCGGCGCCAAGGTGCTCGGCATCATGAAGGGCGCCGGCGACAAGGCCGACAGCTTCCACCGCACCCGCTCCTCGCCGGACGGCGGCCCGGCGATCGCGACGATCCGCGCGGCCCTTGCCGATGCCGGCATCGACGAAAGCGGCATCGGCTACATCAACGCGCACGGCACCTCGACGCCGGAGAACGACAAGATGGAATATGGGGCGATGTCGGCCGTCTTCGGCGAGCGGCTCGTCGGCATTCCGGTGTCCTCGAACAAGTCGATGATCGGCCATACGTTGACGGCGGCGGGCGCCGTCGAGGCGGTGTTCTCGCTGCAGACGATGCTGACCGGGACACTGCCGCCGACGATCAACTATACCAATCCCGATCCGTCGATCGTTCTCGATGTCGTGCCGAACAAGAAACGGGAAGCGCAGGTTTCTGCCGTGCTTTCCAACTCCTTCGGCTTCGGCGGGCAGAATGCCAGCCTTGTCATGGCGCTCGAACCGGCTTAA
- a CDS encoding beta-ketoacyl-ACP synthase — MSKAANDVVISGIGIVTCQGVGKDAHIALLSATSAPKAIVETEKFKPYPVHPLPEIDWSQQIAKRGDQRQMENWQRIGVFAAGLALDDAGFKDNLEACGTMDMIVAAGGGERDINVDTLIVDEALKRNDRELLLNEKLTTELRPTLFLAQLSNLLAGNISIVHKVTGSSRTFMGEEAAGISAVETAFYRIKSGESSHALVGGAFAAERPDMILLTEAIGAHARGDWVPLWSRKSSDGGGMITGSAGAFLVLESRQHAEARGAHIYAVIDAVEGDRGNRNAGNLEVRLERLLAPAAGLAAESTAIFSGSTGMHDLAARERAVLEYQLPGAAIRGFGGVTGHTIETQFTLGLALAALAVDGKAKVPPFDAAHEAPMRAGATAAVVTAVGHQRGEGVAVLSANA; from the coding sequence ATGAGCAAGGCTGCAAACGACGTCGTCATCTCGGGCATCGGCATCGTCACCTGTCAGGGCGTCGGCAAGGATGCGCATATCGCACTGCTTTCGGCGACAAGCGCGCCGAAGGCGATCGTCGAGACCGAGAAGTTCAAGCCTTATCCGGTGCATCCGCTGCCCGAGATCGACTGGTCGCAGCAGATCGCCAAGCGCGGCGACCAGCGCCAGATGGAGAACTGGCAGCGCATCGGCGTCTTCGCCGCAGGCTTGGCACTCGATGATGCCGGCTTCAAGGACAATCTCGAGGCCTGCGGTACGATGGACATGATCGTGGCGGCGGGCGGCGGCGAGCGCGACATCAATGTCGATACGCTGATCGTCGACGAGGCGCTGAAGCGCAACGACCGCGAATTGCTGCTGAACGAGAAGCTGACGACGGAACTGAGGCCGACGCTGTTCCTCGCCCAGCTTTCCAACCTGCTCGCCGGCAACATCTCGATCGTGCACAAGGTCACCGGCTCGTCGCGCACCTTCATGGGCGAGGAAGCGGCCGGGATTTCAGCCGTCGAGACCGCCTTCTATCGCATCAAATCAGGCGAATCCTCGCATGCGCTGGTCGGCGGCGCCTTCGCGGCGGAGCGGCCGGACATGATCCTGCTTACCGAAGCGATCGGCGCCCATGCGCGCGGCGACTGGGTGCCGCTCTGGTCACGCAAATCAAGCGATGGCGGCGGCATGATCACCGGCTCGGCCGGCGCTTTCCTGGTGCTCGAATCGCGCCAGCATGCGGAAGCGCGGGGCGCGCATATCTATGCCGTCATCGACGCGGTCGAGGGTGACCGCGGCAACCGCAATGCCGGCAATCTCGAGGTCCGGCTGGAGCGGCTTTTAGCACCCGCCGCCGGGCTTGCCGCCGAAAGCACGGCGATCTTTTCCGGCTCGACCGGCATGCACGATCTTGCCGCCCGCGAACGGGCGGTGCTCGAATATCAATTGCCCGGTGCTGCGATCCGTGGCTTTGGCGGCGTCACCGGCCACACGATCGAGACGCAGTTCACGCTGGGCCTGGCGCTTGCTGCGCTTGCCGTCGACGGCAAGGCCAAGGTTCCGCCCTTCGATGCCGCCCATGAGGCGCCGATGCGGGCAGGCGCCACCGCCGCCGTCGTCACCGCGGTCGGACACCAGCGCGGCGAGGGCGTTGCCGTCCTTTCCGCAAATGCGTGA
- a CDS encoding 3-hydroxyacyl-ACP dehydratase FabZ family protein has translation MLLEYFQMIDRVEAVDLKKGTLNARSVVPAKSPVFEGHFPGMPLVPGVLLIETMAQASGMLVLAATNFAAMPFLMSVDGAKMRTFVEPEAVLDIEAVLEHDGSGFAVTKAKITSAGKKVCDAQLKLRTMPFSEVPLGDIVKKRAGEIGLLEAIAAQGVVG, from the coding sequence ATGCTGCTGGAATATTTCCAGATGATTGACCGCGTCGAAGCGGTGGACCTGAAGAAGGGCACGCTTAACGCGCGATCCGTCGTGCCGGCCAAGAGCCCCGTCTTCGAGGGTCATTTTCCCGGCATGCCGCTCGTTCCCGGTGTGCTGTTGATCGAGACCATGGCGCAGGCCTCCGGCATGCTGGTGCTTGCCGCCACCAACTTCGCCGCCATGCCCTTCCTGATGTCGGTCGACGGCGCCAAGATGCGCACGTTCGTCGAGCCGGAAGCCGTGCTCGACATCGAGGCGGTGCTTGAGCACGACGGTTCGGGTTTCGCGGTGACCAAGGCTAAAATCACCAGCGCCGGCAAGAAGGTCTGTGATGCGCAGCTGAAGCTTCGCACCATGCCGTTTTCCGAAGTGCCGCTCGGCGATATCGTGAAAAAACGTGCCGGCGAGATTGGACTTCTCGAAGCGATCGCGGCGCAGGGAGTGGTTGGATGA
- a CDS encoding acyl carrier protein, with translation MTATFDKVADIIAETSEIDRATITPESHTIDDLGIDSLDFLDIVFAIDKEFGIKIPLEKWTQEVNEGKVSTEEYFVLKNLCAKIDELKAAKA, from the coding sequence GTGACCGCTACATTCGATAAAGTTGCCGACATTATTGCAGAAACCAGCGAGATCGACCGCGCGACGATCACGCCGGAGAGCCATACGATCGACGACCTCGGTATCGACAGCCTCGATTTCCTCGACATCGTCTTTGCGATCGACAAGGAATTCGGCATCAAGATTCCGCTCGAAAAGTGGACGCAGGAAGTCAACGAGGGCAAGGTTTCCACCGAAGAATATTTCGTGCTGAAGAACCTCTGCGCGAAGATCGACGAGCTCAAAGCAGCCAAGGCCTGA
- a CDS encoding Crp/Fnr family transcriptional regulator, which translates to MDVARSEVLKAGTPVACRSCQARHGVVCGALSSSQLRELGRHSLRRKVDAGSEIVAQGSESSFYSNIMRGVVKLCKVMPDGRQQIVGLQFAPDFVGRPFMRESTLSAEAATDAEICVFPRSLLDRMISETPELQRSLHDQALKELDAAREWMLTLGRRTAEEKVASLLHLIATHAEPQTATSTAFDLPLSRAEIADFLGLTIETVSRQLTRLRKQGVIRIENIRHIVVPDMDELEKKISG; encoded by the coding sequence ATGGACGTCGCACGCAGTGAGGTTCTCAAAGCCGGCACGCCTGTCGCTTGCCGTTCCTGCCAGGCGCGGCACGGCGTCGTCTGCGGCGCCTTGTCGAGCAGCCAGCTGCGAGAACTCGGCCGCCATTCGCTGCGCCGCAAGGTCGATGCGGGCTCTGAGATCGTCGCTCAAGGATCGGAAAGCTCTTTCTATTCGAACATCATGCGCGGGGTGGTGAAGCTCTGCAAGGTGATGCCGGACGGGCGCCAGCAGATCGTCGGCCTGCAATTTGCCCCCGATTTCGTCGGCAGGCCTTTCATGCGCGAGAGCACGCTGTCGGCCGAGGCTGCGACCGATGCCGAAATCTGCGTCTTCCCCCGCAGCCTGCTCGACCGAATGATATCGGAGACGCCGGAATTGCAGCGCAGCCTGCACGATCAGGCACTGAAGGAGCTCGATGCCGCGCGCGAATGGATGCTGACGCTCGGCCGGCGCACCGCCGAGGAGAAGGTCGCAAGCCTGCTCCACCTCATCGCCACGCATGCCGAACCGCAAACGGCCACCAGCACCGCCTTCGATCTGCCGCTATCGCGCGCCGAGATCGCCGATTTTCTCGGGCTGACGATCGAAACCGTCAGCCGCCAGTTAACCCGGCTGCGCAAACAGGGCGTCATCCGCATCGAGAACATCCGGCATATCGTTGTCCCCGACATGGATGAGCTGGAAAAGAAGATCAGCGGGTAA
- a CDS encoding L,D-transpeptidase, whose protein sequence is MKTILAAAAASLLLQFFPVTAEAATLVANVSIGKQMMTVTENGFVKYRWKVSTARDGYVTPTGSWSAKWLSRDHRSRKYDNAPMPYAVFFNGGYAVHATFDLKRLGRPASHGCVRLHPDNAAQFFSLARQAGLANTRVVITR, encoded by the coding sequence ATGAAGACGATTTTGGCGGCTGCGGCCGCAAGTTTATTGCTGCAGTTTTTTCCCGTTACCGCCGAGGCGGCGACGCTGGTTGCCAATGTCAGCATCGGCAAGCAGATGATGACCGTCACCGAGAACGGCTTCGTCAAGTATCGCTGGAAGGTTTCGACCGCACGCGATGGCTACGTCACGCCGACCGGTTCGTGGAGCGCCAAGTGGCTGTCGCGCGATCACCGTTCCCGGAAATACGACAATGCGCCGATGCCCTACGCTGTGTTCTTCAACGGCGGTTACGCCGTTCACGCCACTTTCGACCTGAAGCGCCTGGGCCGGCCGGCCTCGCATGGCTGCGTTCGACTGCACCCCGACAATGCCGCCCAGTTCTTCTCGCTGGCGCGCCAAGCCGGCCTTGCCAATACCCGCGTGGTGATTACCCGCTGA
- a CDS encoding ECs_2282 family putative zinc-binding protein gives MTVQVELPCPKCKSTKMKFERPEIRETDIISCAACGHNLGTMASIREKMNKAYQRVSRPAAGRKLQ, from the coding sequence ATGACAGTTCAGGTTGAATTACCGTGCCCGAAGTGCAAGAGCACGAAGATGAAGTTCGAGCGGCCCGAAATCCGGGAGACCGATATCATTAGCTGTGCCGCCTGCGGTCACAATCTCGGCACGATGGCCTCTATCCGCGAGAAGATGAACAAGGCCTATCAGCGCGTCAGCCGGCCTGCGGCCGGGCGCAAGCTCCAGTAG